The following coding sequences are from one Coffea arabica cultivar ET-39 chromosome 11e, Coffea Arabica ET-39 HiFi, whole genome shotgun sequence window:
- the LOC140021153 gene encoding zinc finger BED domain-containing protein RICESLEEPER 1-like, whose product MAGPMKEKFEKYWEECSLVLAIAVVLDPRFKMDLVEYYYRQIHGHNPEKYIQRVRSTFVDLYMDYGGELLPSLDLGNSEIVEKNSSSNDALSDFDKWYFESRSSSLHANQKSELDQYLEEQKFPRKDNFDILEWWKANCSKFPILAKMARDILAVLATTLHQNLHLVLVVE is encoded by the coding sequence ATGGCTGGTCCAATGAAAGAGAAGTTTGAAAAATATTGGGAAGAGTGTAGTTTGGTGTTGGCAATAGCTGTAGTGCTTGATCCAAGGTTTAAGATGGATTTGGTGGAGTATTATTATAGACAAATTCATGGACATAATCCTGAAAAATATATTCAACGGGTTCGTAGTACTTTTGTTGATTTGTATATGGATTATGGAGGTGAACTTTTGCCATCATTAGATCTTGGGAACAGtgaaattgttgagaaaaataGTTCAAGTAACGATGCATTGAGTGACTTTGATAAATGGTACTTTGAGTCTCGCTCGTCTAGCCTTCATGCAAATCAAAAATCAGAATTGGATCAATACTTGGAAGAGCAAAAGTTTCCAAGAaaggacaattttgatattttagaatGGTGGAAAGCTAATTGTTCAAAATTTCCTATTTTGGCAAAAATGGCACGTGATATATTGGCTGTTCTGGCCACTACATTGCATCAGAATCTGCATTTAGTGTTGGTGGTAGAGTGA